One genomic segment of Protaetiibacter intestinalis includes these proteins:
- a CDS encoding YdeI/OmpD-associated family protein, whose product MRFETTLSQFGNNTGIEVSPAQLEQLGGGKRPAVTVTVNGFSYPSTVGTMGGKHLIPFSSDKRAATGIAGGDAITVELELETAPRVVEPTPDLAEALAGNPAAAAAWQKLAPSHRKAHVTAIEGAKAAETRARRVAAAIEKLTAP is encoded by the coding sequence ATGAGATTCGAGACGACGCTGTCGCAGTTCGGCAACAACACGGGCATCGAGGTGTCGCCCGCACAGCTCGAGCAGCTCGGCGGCGGTAAGCGGCCCGCGGTCACGGTGACCGTCAACGGCTTCAGCTACCCCTCGACGGTCGGCACGATGGGCGGCAAGCACCTCATCCCGTTCAGCTCCGACAAACGCGCCGCGACCGGCATCGCGGGCGGCGACGCCATCACGGTCGAGCTCGAGCTCGAGACGGCGCCGCGCGTCGTCGAACCCACGCCCGACCTCGCCGAGGCGCTCGCGGGGAACCCCGCGGCGGCCGCCGCCTGGCAGAAGCTCGCGCCGAGCCACCGCAAGGCGCACGTCACCGCGATCGAGGGCGCGAAGGCGGCCGAGACCCGCGCGCGGCGCGTGGCCGCCGCGATCGAGAAGCTCACCGCCCCCTGA
- a CDS encoding YeiH family protein — protein sequence MRELAPGVALALAGAALAWLVHLVLPGVPWLTAAFVVGVALACLPPLRPALDGPLRAGLGFSARTLLRAGIVLLGLDLALGDIAALGWWGVLAIAALVGLAFAISYAIARALRLPGDEPVLLAAGFSICGVSAVGAMAAARGSMSKMQDAATPTALVTLFGTLAIVVLPAFSTLAGALGMPMGEAFFGAWAGASVHDVGQVVATAQTAGPAALGAAVVVKLTRVLALAPMVAVASLRTRRAARAAGGAGGKLPPIVPLFIVGFLALVLVRSFLPVPDAVLDAVDLVRTALLAAALVGIGAGLRLERLVRTGGRAIVAGALAWGVILVLGLGVAAVVAG from the coding sequence ATGCGCGAGCTCGCTCCCGGGGTCGCGCTCGCGCTCGCGGGGGCGGCGCTCGCCTGGCTCGTGCACCTCGTGCTGCCGGGCGTGCCGTGGCTGACCGCCGCCTTCGTCGTCGGCGTCGCGCTCGCGTGCCTGCCGCCGCTGCGTCCGGCGCTCGACGGCCCGCTGCGCGCGGGCCTCGGCTTCTCGGCGCGCACGCTGCTGCGCGCCGGCATCGTGCTGCTCGGGCTCGACCTCGCGCTCGGCGACATCGCCGCGCTCGGCTGGTGGGGGGTGCTCGCGATCGCCGCGCTCGTCGGCCTCGCCTTCGCGATCAGCTACGCGATCGCGCGCGCCCTGCGACTGCCGGGCGACGAGCCCGTGCTGCTCGCCGCCGGCTTCTCCATCTGCGGCGTCTCGGCCGTGGGCGCGATGGCCGCCGCCCGCGGCTCGATGTCGAAAATGCAGGACGCGGCGACCCCCACCGCCCTCGTCACGCTGTTCGGCACCCTCGCCATCGTCGTTCTTCCTGCATTTTCGACACTCGCCGGGGCGCTCGGGATGCCGATGGGCGAGGCGTTCTTCGGCGCCTGGGCGGGCGCGAGCGTGCACGACGTCGGGCAGGTGGTCGCGACGGCGCAGACCGCGGGGCCCGCCGCGCTCGGCGCGGCGGTCGTCGTCAAGCTCACGCGCGTGCTGGCGCTCGCGCCCATGGTGGCGGTCGCCTCGCTGCGCACCCGGCGCGCGGCGCGTGCGGCCGGCGGCGCGGGCGGGAAGCTGCCGCCGATCGTGCCGCTGTTCATCGTGGGGTTCCTCGCGCTCGTGCTCGTGCGCTCGTTCCTGCCGGTTCCGGATGCCGTGCTCGACGCCGTGGATCTCGTGCGCACCGCGCTGCTCGCCGCGGCCCTCGTCGGCATCGGCGCGGGCCTCCGGCTGGAGCGACTCGTGCGCACCGGCGGACGCGCGATCGTGGCGGGCGCCCTCGCCTGGGGTGTCATCCTCGTGCTGGGCCTCGGAGTCGCGGCGGTCGTCGCGGGCTGA
- a CDS encoding MFS transporter yields MTGAASGVPEELSESEIARVRGRSRAAIIAGQVLAGIGMGSTLSAGALLITQVSGSETLSGMAATMSTIGAAVAAVPLATLAARRGRAPALTTGALLAAFGAVVGLVAAVLGWTLLLLAGIVLLGVGTAVNLQARFAATDLSEPGRRGRDLAVVVWSTTLGAVLGPNLIGPGDAVGQAIGLPPLAGAYLFTIAAQLVAAVVYLVGLRPDPLRLATRIGLERPASPEAASRTADVGGIATGMISTSLSHATMVSVMAMTPVHLVGHGAGLELVGLTISLHVLGMYALSPLWGLLADRVGREATIAIGQVLLLGALLLLAAGAESELWVAVGLFLIGVGWSAASVAGSTLVTESVDVLGRARIQGRADLLMSTAGALGGGAAGLVLARLGYGGLALAATGLVAVVLLTLVVRVSRRRAAA; encoded by the coding sequence GTGACCGGGGCGGCATCCGGCGTCCCCGAGGAGCTCTCCGAGTCCGAGATCGCGCGGGTGCGCGGGCGCAGCCGCGCCGCGATCATCGCGGGCCAGGTGCTCGCGGGGATCGGGATGGGGTCGACCCTGTCGGCGGGCGCCCTGCTCATCACGCAGGTGTCGGGGTCGGAGACGCTCTCGGGCATGGCGGCCACCATGTCGACGATCGGCGCGGCCGTCGCGGCGGTGCCGCTCGCGACGCTCGCCGCCCGCCGCGGCCGCGCGCCCGCGCTCACGACGGGTGCCCTGCTCGCCGCGTTCGGCGCGGTCGTCGGGCTCGTCGCGGCGGTCCTCGGCTGGACGCTGCTGCTGCTCGCGGGCATCGTGCTGCTCGGGGTCGGCACGGCCGTCAACCTGCAGGCGCGCTTCGCCGCGACCGACCTCTCCGAGCCGGGGCGCCGCGGCCGCGACCTCGCGGTCGTCGTGTGGTCGACGACGCTCGGGGCCGTGCTCGGCCCCAACCTCATCGGCCCCGGGGATGCCGTGGGCCAGGCGATCGGGCTGCCCCCGCTCGCGGGCGCCTACCTGTTCACGATCGCGGCGCAGCTCGTCGCTGCGGTCGTGTACCTCGTGGGGCTGCGACCGGATCCGCTGCGCCTCGCGACGCGCATCGGGCTCGAGCGCCCCGCCTCGCCGGAGGCGGCATCCCGTACCGCCGACGTGGGCGGCATCGCGACGGGCATGATCTCGACCTCGCTCAGCCACGCGACGATGGTGTCGGTCATGGCGATGACGCCCGTGCACCTCGTGGGGCACGGGGCGGGGCTCGAGCTCGTGGGGCTCACGATCAGCCTGCACGTGCTCGGCATGTACGCGCTCTCGCCGCTGTGGGGCCTGCTCGCCGACCGGGTGGGACGCGAGGCGACGATCGCGATCGGTCAGGTGCTGCTGCTCGGGGCGCTGCTGCTGCTCGCCGCGGGCGCCGAGTCGGAGCTCTGGGTGGCGGTCGGGCTGTTCCTCATCGGCGTGGGCTGGAGCGCGGCGAGCGTCGCGGGCTCGACCCTCGTCACGGAGTCGGTCGACGTGCTCGGCCGTGCCCGCATCCAGGGTCGGGCGGACCTGCTCATGTCGACGGCGGGTGCGCTCGGCGGAGGCGCCGCGGGCCTCGTGCTCGCGCGGCTCGGCTACGGCGGCCTCGCCCTCGCCGCGACGGGGCTCGTGGCGGTCGTGCTGCTCACCCTCGTGGTGCGCGTCTCGCGGCGGCGGGCGGCGGCGTGA
- a CDS encoding fumarylacetoacetate hydrolase family protein: protein MRVARFSTGGDPRYGIVDDDELVVLAGDPMFAGYETTGDRVPLAEARLLAPVIPRSKVVCVGLNYAEHRKDMASIDVPENPLIFLKPNTAVVGPGDPIRIPPVDGRITHEGELVAVIGRIAKQVRAEDWADYVFGYTIGNDVSARDQMFADGQWARAKGYDTFAPIGPWIETELDPDGLEIRTRVDGEPRRHGNTRDMTHKLPELIAYISDVWTLLPGDIIMTGTPSGLGGFVHGQTVEIDIEGIGTLSNPALDRDERPA from the coding sequence GTGAGAGTCGCACGTTTCAGTACGGGAGGCGACCCGCGCTACGGCATCGTCGACGACGACGAGCTCGTGGTGCTGGCGGGCGACCCCATGTTCGCCGGCTACGAGACGACGGGCGACCGCGTGCCGCTCGCGGAGGCTCGGCTGCTCGCGCCCGTCATCCCGCGCTCGAAGGTCGTCTGCGTCGGCCTCAACTACGCCGAGCACCGCAAGGACATGGCGAGCATCGACGTCCCCGAGAACCCGCTCATCTTCCTCAAGCCCAACACGGCGGTCGTCGGTCCGGGCGACCCCATCCGCATCCCCCCGGTCGACGGCCGCATCACGCACGAGGGCGAGCTCGTCGCCGTCATCGGGCGGATCGCGAAGCAGGTGCGTGCGGAGGACTGGGCCGACTACGTGTTCGGCTACACGATCGGCAACGACGTGTCGGCCCGCGACCAGATGTTCGCCGACGGGCAGTGGGCGCGCGCGAAGGGCTACGACACCTTCGCCCCGATCGGCCCGTGGATCGAGACCGAGCTCGACCCGGACGGCCTCGAGATCCGCACGCGGGTCGACGGCGAACCGCGGCGGCACGGCAACACGCGCGACATGACGCACAAGCTTCCCGAGCTCATCGCCTACATCTCGGATGTCTGGACACTGCTGCCGGGCGACATCATCATGACGGGCACGCCGTCCGGTCTCGGCGGCTTCGTGCACGGGCAGACGGTCGAGATCGACATCGAGGGCATCGGCACGCTCAGCAACCCCGCGCTCGACCGCGACGAGCGCCCGGCGTGA
- a CDS encoding alpha/beta hydrolase family protein has translation MTSLLWTGPEGPRVLVLAHGAGAPMDSGWMEQFATLLAERGVRLARFEFAYMAARRAGVRRPNPRAEAVLDEYREALAQLRAETDAVPVIGGKSFGGRVASMIADEQSAAGGIRGLVCLGYPFHPMGKPEQLRTAHLAHLETPTLVCQGERDIMGSREEVAAYTLSPAIELLWAPDGDHDLKPRKASGRTLTDNLAAAADAVAARV, from the coding sequence GTGACCTCGCTGCTCTGGACCGGCCCCGAGGGCCCCCGTGTGCTCGTGCTCGCCCACGGGGCGGGCGCGCCCATGGACTCCGGATGGATGGAGCAGTTCGCGACCCTGCTCGCCGAGCGCGGCGTGCGTCTCGCCCGCTTCGAGTTCGCCTACATGGCCGCGCGGCGCGCGGGGGTGCGGCGCCCCAACCCACGGGCGGAGGCGGTGCTCGACGAGTACCGCGAGGCGCTCGCGCAGCTGCGGGCCGAGACGGATGCGGTGCCCGTCATCGGCGGCAAGTCCTTCGGTGGCCGGGTGGCCTCGATGATCGCCGACGAGCAGTCGGCCGCGGGCGGCATCCGCGGGCTCGTGTGCCTCGGCTACCCCTTCCACCCGATGGGCAAGCCCGAGCAGCTGCGCACGGCGCACCTCGCGCACCTCGAGACGCCCACCCTCGTCTGCCAGGGCGAGCGCGACATCATGGGCTCCCGCGAGGAGGTCGCGGCCTACACGCTCTCCCCCGCGATCGAGCTGCTGTGGGCCCCCGACGGCGACCACGACCTGAAGCCGCGCAAGGCATCCGGCCGTACGCTCACCGACAACCTCGCGGCCGCCGCGGATGCGGTGGCCGCGCGCGTCTAG
- a CDS encoding branched-chain amino acid aminotransferase has protein sequence MTLNLLPMATQDLQFQVTRNENAKTPEEREAILENPGFGQFFTDHMVDICWSERGGWHRPRVQPYGPIQLDPAAAVLHYAQEIFEGLKAYRHADGSIWTFRPDANAARMQRSAKRLAMPELPTEYFLDSLKQLIAVDGDWVPTQDETSLYLRPFMFAKEAFLGVRPAKKVNYYLIASPAGAYFTGGVAPVSIWLSTHYTRAGHGGMGQAKTGGNYAASLVAQQEAYENGCAQVLFLDAQRGEFLEELGGMNVVLVTRDKRLITPDSDSILEGITLDSVLQLGRDRGYTVEQRPVSITEWRDGAASGEIVEAFACGTAAVITPISEIKAESFGIRMPEVEDRVSLSLRDELTGIQYGRVEDRHGWLHRLDA, from the coding sequence ATGACCCTGAACCTCCTGCCGATGGCCACCCAGGACCTGCAGTTCCAGGTGACCCGCAATGAGAACGCCAAGACCCCCGAGGAGCGCGAGGCGATCCTCGAGAACCCCGGCTTCGGGCAGTTCTTCACCGACCACATGGTCGACATCTGCTGGTCGGAGCGCGGCGGCTGGCACCGCCCGCGCGTGCAGCCGTACGGCCCCATCCAGCTCGACCCGGCCGCCGCGGTGCTGCACTACGCGCAGGAGATCTTCGAGGGCCTGAAGGCCTACCGCCACGCCGACGGGTCGATCTGGACCTTCCGCCCCGACGCGAACGCCGCCCGCATGCAGCGCTCCGCGAAGCGCCTCGCGATGCCGGAGCTGCCGACCGAGTACTTCCTCGACTCGCTGAAGCAGCTCATCGCGGTCGACGGCGACTGGGTGCCGACGCAGGACGAGACGAGCCTGTACCTGCGTCCCTTCATGTTCGCGAAGGAGGCGTTCCTCGGCGTGCGCCCGGCGAAGAAGGTCAACTACTACCTCATCGCCTCGCCCGCGGGCGCCTACTTCACGGGCGGCGTGGCCCCCGTGTCGATCTGGCTGTCGACGCACTACACGCGCGCCGGTCACGGCGGCATGGGGCAGGCGAAGACGGGCGGCAACTACGCCGCATCCCTCGTCGCCCAGCAGGAGGCGTACGAGAACGGCTGCGCCCAGGTGCTGTTCCTCGACGCGCAGCGGGGCGAGTTCCTCGAGGAGCTCGGCGGCATGAACGTCGTGCTCGTCACGCGCGACAAGCGCCTCATCACGCCCGACTCCGACTCGATCCTCGAGGGCATCACGCTCGACTCCGTGCTGCAGCTGGGCCGCGATCGCGGCTACACGGTCGAGCAGCGCCCCGTGTCGATCACCGAGTGGCGCGACGGCGCCGCCTCGGGCGAGATCGTCGAGGCGTTCGCGTGCGGCACGGCGGCCGTCATCACCCCCATCTCGGAGATCAAGGCCGAGTCCTTCGGCATCCGGATGCCGGAGGTGGAGGACCGCGTGTCGCTCTCGCTCCGCGACGAGCTCACCGGCATCCAGTACGGCCGCGTCGAGGACCGCCACGGCTGGCTTCACCGCCTCGACGCGTAG
- a CDS encoding 3-isopropylmalate dehydrogenase, with translation MTRTIDLAVIAGDGIGPEVTSEAVKVLDAVLADEAQLAVTEYPFSAAHYLETGVILGDDDLAALAQHDAILLGAVGGDPRDPRLAGGIIERGLLLKLRFAFDHYVNLRPTVLYPTVPSPLANPGEVDFVVVREGTEGPYVGNGGSIRVGTPHEVANEVSVNTAFGIERVVRYAFDLAEKRGKKVTLVHKTNVLTNAGKLWSRLVEAEAANHPDVAWDYLHVDAATIFLVTDPARFDVIVTDNLFGDILTDLAGAISGGIGLAASGNINPDGAFPSMFEPVHGSAPDIAGQQKADPTAAILSTALLLDHLELPDAARRVEAAVAADLAERGAAPRTTAEIGTAIAARLGAQ, from the coding sequence ATGACGCGCACCATCGACCTCGCCGTGATCGCGGGGGACGGCATCGGACCGGAAGTCACGAGCGAGGCGGTGAAGGTGCTGGATGCCGTGCTCGCCGACGAGGCGCAGCTCGCGGTGACCGAGTATCCGTTCAGTGCGGCGCACTACCTCGAGACGGGCGTCATCCTGGGCGACGACGACCTCGCCGCCCTCGCGCAGCACGACGCGATCCTGCTCGGCGCGGTCGGCGGCGACCCGCGCGACCCGCGCCTCGCGGGCGGCATCATCGAGCGCGGCCTGCTGCTGAAGCTGCGCTTCGCCTTCGACCACTACGTGAACCTGCGCCCCACGGTGCTCTACCCGACGGTGCCGAGCCCGCTCGCGAACCCCGGCGAGGTCGACTTCGTCGTCGTGCGCGAGGGCACCGAGGGTCCGTACGTCGGCAACGGCGGCAGCATCCGCGTCGGCACCCCGCACGAGGTCGCGAACGAGGTGAGCGTCAACACCGCCTTCGGCATCGAGCGCGTCGTGCGCTACGCCTTCGACCTCGCCGAGAAGCGCGGCAAGAAGGTCACGCTCGTGCACAAGACGAACGTGCTGACCAACGCCGGCAAGCTCTGGTCGCGGCTCGTCGAGGCCGAGGCTGCCAATCATCCGGACGTGGCGTGGGATTACCTCCACGTGGACGCCGCGACCATCTTCCTGGTCACCGACCCTGCTAGGTTCGACGTCATCGTCACCGACAATCTCTTCGGCGACATCCTCACCGACCTGGCCGGCGCCATCAGCGGCGGCATCGGTTTGGCGGCCTCGGGCAACATCAACCCCGACGGCGCCTTCCCCTCGATGTTCGAGCCGGTCCACGGTTCCGCACCCGACATCGCGGGGCAGCAGAAGGCCGATCCCACGGCCGCGATCCTGTCGACCGCGCTGCTGCTCGACCACCTCGAGCTGCCGGATGCGGCGCGCCGGGTCGAGGCGGCCGTGGCGGCCGATCTCGCCGAGCGGGGCGCCGCTCCCCGCACGACGGCCGAGATCGGCACGGCCATCGCGGCCCGACTGGGCGCACAATAG
- a CDS encoding DUF6458 family protein: MSIGLGIFLIVVGAILTFALNVDATWIDLDLVGYLLMGAGVVVTLIGIVLLVRKRQTVTTVRTSVDPRTGTRVDQRATESDPLP; this comes from the coding sequence ATGAGCATCGGGCTCGGCATCTTCCTCATCGTCGTCGGCGCGATCCTCACCTTCGCGCTCAACGTGGATGCGACGTGGATCGACCTCGACCTCGTCGGCTACCTGCTGATGGGCGCGGGCGTCGTCGTGACGCTCATCGGCATCGTGCTGCTGGTGCGCAAGCGCCAGACGGTGACGACCGTGCGCACGAGCGTCGACCCGCGGACGGGCACGCGCGTCGATCAGCGCGCGACCGAGAGCGACCCGCTGCCGTAG
- the serA gene encoding phosphoglycerate dehydrogenase: MSKPVVLIAEELSPATVEALGPDFEIRSVDGADRAALLPALAEANAVLIRSATQIDAEALAAAPQLKVVARAGVGLDNVDIKAATEAGVMVVNAPTSNIISAAELTIGHILSLARHIPAAHASLAAGEWKRSKYTGTELYEKTVGIIGLGRIGALITSRLQAFGVDVIAYDPYVTPARAPQLGVRLVTLDELLEQADFISIHMPKTPETTGMISTAQLAKMKPTAYIVNVARGGLIDEDALYEALTTGVIAGAGLDVFNAEPPVDTKLLPLPNVVVTPHLGASTDEAQEKAGVSVAKSVRLALEGELVPDAVNVAGGIIDPFVRPGIALVEKLGQVLAAVAGHGALTDLEVDVRGELAAYDVSVYRLAALKGYFTNLVTENVSYVNAPLLAEQRGISSSLNVSEESKDYRNTTTLRGVLSDGTSVEVAGTLAGTKMTEKIIGLNGYDIEVPIAEHHVVMFYTDRPGIVAVYGKEFGEAGINIAGMQIARRSAGGQALSIITVDSPVPDEVLERVAAAIDADELREIDIVES, translated from the coding sequence GTGTCGAAGCCGGTCGTCCTGATCGCCGAGGAACTGTCGCCCGCCACCGTCGAGGCCCTGGGCCCCGACTTCGAGATCCGCTCCGTGGACGGCGCCGACCGCGCCGCGCTGCTGCCGGCGCTCGCGGAGGCGAACGCCGTGCTCATCCGCTCCGCCACCCAGATCGACGCGGAGGCGCTCGCCGCGGCCCCGCAGCTGAAGGTGGTGGCGCGCGCGGGCGTCGGGCTCGACAACGTCGACATCAAGGCCGCCACCGAGGCGGGCGTCATGGTCGTCAACGCCCCGACCTCCAACATCATCAGCGCCGCCGAGCTCACCATCGGCCACATCCTGAGCCTCGCCCGCCACATCCCCGCCGCCCACGCGAGCCTCGCCGCGGGGGAGTGGAAGCGCTCCAAGTACACCGGCACCGAGCTGTACGAGAAGACGGTCGGCATCATCGGCCTCGGCCGGATCGGCGCGCTCATCACGAGCCGCCTGCAGGCCTTCGGCGTCGACGTGATCGCCTACGACCCCTACGTCACCCCGGCCCGCGCGCCGCAGCTGGGGGTGCGGCTCGTGACCCTCGACGAGCTGCTCGAGCAGGCCGACTTCATCAGCATCCACATGCCGAAGACGCCCGAGACCACGGGCATGATCTCGACGGCGCAGCTCGCGAAGATGAAGCCGACCGCGTACATCGTCAACGTCGCGCGCGGCGGGCTCATCGACGAGGACGCCCTCTACGAGGCGCTCACCACGGGCGTCATCGCGGGCGCCGGCCTCGACGTGTTCAACGCCGAGCCGCCCGTCGACACGAAGCTGCTGCCGCTGCCGAACGTCGTCGTCACGCCGCACCTCGGCGCCTCGACCGACGAGGCGCAGGAGAAGGCGGGCGTCTCGGTGGCCAAGTCGGTGCGGCTCGCCCTCGAGGGCGAACTGGTTCCGGATGCCGTGAACGTCGCGGGCGGGATCATCGACCCCTTCGTGCGCCCCGGCATCGCGCTCGTCGAGAAGCTCGGCCAGGTGCTCGCGGCGGTTGCGGGCCACGGCGCCCTCACCGACCTCGAGGTCGACGTGCGCGGCGAGCTCGCCGCCTACGACGTGAGCGTCTACCGTCTCGCGGCGCTCAAGGGCTACTTCACGAACCTCGTCACCGAGAACGTCTCCTACGTGAACGCGCCGCTGCTCGCCGAGCAGCGCGGCATCTCCTCGAGCCTCAACGTCTCGGAGGAGTCGAAGGACTACCGCAACACGACCACCCTGCGCGGGGTGCTCTCCGACGGCACCTCGGTCGAGGTCGCGGGCACGCTCGCCGGCACCAAGATGACCGAGAAGATCATCGGACTCAACGGCTACGACATCGAGGTGCCGATCGCCGAGCACCACGTCGTGATGTTCTACACCGACCGCCCGGGCATCGTCGCCGTCTACGGCAAGGAGTTCGGCGAGGCGGGCATCAACATCGCCGGCATGCAGATCGCGCGCCGCTCGGCGGGCGGCCAGGCGCTGTCGATCATCACGGTCGACTCGCCGGTGCCCGACGAGGTGCTCGAGCGGGTCGCCGCGGCGATCGACGCCGACGAGCTGCGCGAGATCGACATCGTCGAGTCCTGA
- a CDS encoding mannitol-1-phosphate 5-dehydrogenase: MTATAVHFGAGNIGRGFVAPFLRESGYEVVFADVSEELIQALQQQPSYHVHEVGAGGRELVIDGYRALNSRDVPDAVVAEIARADIVTTAVGARILQFVAPLIVAGLAQRPADAKPLVVIACENAIGGTDILAAAVAELGGAMERAVWANCAIDRIVPEQRGGLDVTLEAFWEWAVDRTPFHGDEPALAGVHWVDDLEPYIERKLFTVNTGHASTAYLGYRRGIETIAEALAVPEVMAEVRAVLAETSGLLVEKHGFTPEEQQAYVETTLVRITNPELPDSCVRVGRAPLRKLGRHERFVDPAAQLAERGQDAWNLLTAVGAALRFDTADDPEAVELQAKLVPGADPGALATELCGIEPAHPLYAPLTEVFRLRLEA, encoded by the coding sequence GTGACAGCGACGGCGGTGCATTTCGGGGCGGGCAACATCGGGCGCGGATTCGTGGCGCCCTTCCTGCGGGAGAGCGGCTACGAGGTCGTCTTCGCGGATGTCAGCGAGGAGCTCATCCAGGCCCTGCAGCAGCAGCCGAGCTACCACGTGCACGAGGTGGGTGCGGGCGGCCGGGAGCTCGTCATCGACGGCTACCGAGCCCTCAACTCGCGCGACGTGCCGGATGCCGTGGTCGCCGAGATCGCGCGGGCCGACATCGTCACCACGGCGGTCGGTGCCCGCATCCTGCAGTTCGTCGCCCCGCTCATCGTCGCCGGGCTCGCCCAGCGGCCGGCGGATGCGAAGCCGCTCGTCGTGATCGCGTGCGAGAACGCGATCGGCGGCACCGACATCCTGGCCGCCGCGGTCGCGGAGCTCGGCGGCGCCATGGAGCGCGCCGTCTGGGCGAACTGCGCGATCGACCGCATCGTGCCGGAGCAGCGCGGGGGGCTCGACGTGACCCTCGAGGCCTTCTGGGAGTGGGCGGTCGACCGCACCCCGTTCCACGGCGACGAGCCCGCGCTCGCGGGCGTGCACTGGGTCGACGACCTCGAGCCGTACATCGAGCGCAAGCTCTTCACGGTCAACACGGGCCACGCATCCACCGCCTACCTCGGCTACCGGCGCGGCATCGAGACGATCGCCGAGGCGCTCGCGGTGCCGGAGGTGATGGCCGAGGTGCGCGCGGTGCTCGCCGAGACCTCGGGGCTGCTCGTCGAGAAGCACGGCTTCACCCCCGAGGAGCAGCAGGCCTACGTCGAGACGACGCTCGTGCGCATCACCAACCCCGAGCTGCCCGACAGCTGCGTGCGCGTCGGCCGGGCACCGCTGCGCAAGCTCGGCCGGCACGAGCGCTTCGTCGACCCGGCCGCCCAGCTCGCCGAGCGCGGGCAGGATGCGTGGAACCTGCTCACCGCGGTCGGCGCCGCCCTGCGCTTCGACACCGCGGACGACCCGGAGGCCGTGGAGTTGCAGGCGAAGCTCGTGCCGGGAGCCGACCCGGGCGCGCTCGCGACGGAGCTGTGCGGGATCGAGCCCGCGCATCCGCTGTATGCGCCGCTCACCGAGGTGTTCCGGCTGCGCCTCGAGGCCTGA
- the ilvC gene encoding ketol-acid reductoisomerase: MAEIFYDKDADLSIIQGKKVAIVGYGSQGHAHAQNLRDSGVEVVIALKDGSKSTAKAAEDGFEVKSVADATEWADLIMILAPDQHQRSIYSESIKDKLTEGKTLAFAHGFNIRFGYIDAPEGVDVILIAPKAPGHTVRREFVAGRGIPDIIAVERDASGHAWETALSYAKAIGGTRAGVIKTTFTEETETDLFGEQAVLCGGMSHLVQYGFETLTEAGYQPEIAYFEVLHELKLIVDLMWEGGIAKQRWSISDTAEYGDYVSGPRVIDPSVKENMKGVLADIQSGAFASRFIADQDAGAPEFLALREKEAQHPIEKTGKELRALFAWKQQDSDYTEGSAAR, encoded by the coding sequence TTGGCTGAGATCTTCTACGACAAGGATGCCGACCTCTCGATCATCCAGGGCAAGAAGGTGGCGATCGTGGGCTACGGCTCGCAGGGCCACGCGCACGCCCAGAACCTGCGCGACTCGGGTGTCGAGGTCGTCATCGCCCTCAAGGACGGCTCGAAGTCGACCGCGAAGGCCGCCGAGGACGGCTTCGAGGTGAAGTCGGTCGCCGACGCCACCGAGTGGGCCGACCTCATCATGATCCTGGCGCCCGACCAGCACCAGCGCTCCATCTACAGCGAGTCGATCAAGGACAAGCTGACCGAGGGCAAGACGCTCGCCTTCGCGCACGGCTTCAACATCCGCTTCGGCTACATCGACGCCCCCGAGGGGGTCGACGTGATCCTCATCGCCCCGAAGGCCCCCGGCCACACGGTGCGCCGCGAGTTCGTCGCGGGGCGCGGCATCCCGGACATCATCGCGGTCGAGCGCGACGCATCCGGCCACGCCTGGGAAACGGCGCTGTCGTACGCGAAGGCCATCGGCGGCACCCGCGCGGGCGTCATCAAGACGACCTTCACCGAGGAGACCGAGACCGACCTGTTCGGCGAGCAGGCCGTGCTCTGCGGCGGCATGAGCCACCTCGTGCAGTACGGCTTCGAGACCCTCACCGAGGCCGGCTACCAACCCGAGATCGCCTACTTCGAGGTGCTGCACGAGCTCAAGCTCATCGTCGACCTCATGTGGGAGGGCGGCATCGCCAAGCAGCGCTGGTCGATCTCCGACACGGCCGAGTACGGCGACTACGTGTCGGGCCCGCGCGTCATCGACCCGTCGGTCAAGGAGAACATGAAGGGCGTGCTCGCCGACATCCAGTCGGGCGCCTTCGCCTCGCGCTTCATCGCCGACCAGGATGCGGGCGCCCCCGAGTTCCTGGCCCTGCGCGAGAAGGAGGCGCAGCACCCGATCGAGAAGACCGGCAAGGAGCTGCGCGCCCTGTTCGCCTGGAAGCAGCAGGACTCGGACTACACCGAGGGCAGCGCGGCGCGCTGA